From one Mycosarcoma maydis chromosome 17, whole genome shotgun sequence genomic stretch:
- a CDS encoding putative DNA-directed RNA polymerase I subunit protein, with protein MSALPDKIGSLLFCPNCGSLLDVPGDEDMIKCAPCGAVQNAKVYDNLSIVTRSHPSAFPSALRQKRQLVNTAAALGDDKKPQEATIKEKCPGCGNDEMNFHTLQLRSADEGTTVFYDCPKCGYKFSQNN; from the exons ATGTCGGCGCTGCCAG ATAAGATTGGCTCCCTCCTCTTCTGCCCAAACTGTGGCTCGTTACTCGATGTCCCCGGTGATGAAGACATGATTAAGTGTGCTCCATGTGGTGCTGTTCAGAATGCCAAGG TCTACGACAATCTTTCGATCGTTACGCGCTCTCACCCATCCGCCTTTCCTTCAGCGCTACGACAAAAGCGTCAGTTGGTCAATACAGCAGCTGCCCTAGGTGATGACAAGAAGCCGCAAGAGGCTACTATCAAGGAAAAGTGTCCGGGATGCGGcaacgacgagatgaaCTTCCATACTCTTCAGCTCCGTTCTGCTGATGAAGGTACAACCGTTTTTTACGATTGCCCCAAATGTGGCTACAAGTTCAGCCAAAACAACTGA